The Juglans microcarpa x Juglans regia isolate MS1-56 chromosome 2S, Jm3101_v1.0, whole genome shotgun sequence genome has a window encoding:
- the LOC121253410 gene encoding uncharacterized protein LOC121253410, with amino-acid sequence MGLQKLWKDLWNLKLPTKIKIFAWKACKESLPTKHNLVQRKYGDLVGYISGLQQKDQLEVFFLISWSYWHRRNLATFEEKCIHIDQTIAHALAVQHVYKATHGQPLKNVRHHCRWGFPPLGVFKLNVDGAIFQNQHSAGIGVVLRDCKGEVLMAASKKEPAIRDATSIERLAIFRGLQLTAHLGIKHLIIESDALTLVQELQKPEPSMTLVGNVIKDTKELMNCFQVCEVRFAMRTYNEVEHKFAWHVSDISLWWGSFPDVIAPALWAKRQL; translated from the exons ATGGGGCTACAAAAGCTTTGGAAGGACCTATGGAATCTAAAACTCCCAACTAAGATCAAGATATTTGCATGGAAAGCCTGCAAAGAAAGCCTGCCAACCAAGCACAATTTGGTGCAAAGAAAG TATGGTGACCTTGTTGGTTACATAAGTGGCTTACAGCAGAAAGACCAGCTGGAGGTATTCTTTTTGATCTCATGGAGCTATTGGCATAGGCGCAACTTAGCAACCTTTGAAGAAAAGTGTATCCACATTGATCAAACAATAGCTCATGCCCTGGCTGTCCAGCATGTCTATAAGGCAACCCATGGCCAACCACTAAAGAATGTGAGACACCATTGCAGATGGGGGTTTCCCCCTCTAGGAGTCTTCAAATTAAATGTAGATGGGGCTATCTTTCAGAATCAACATAGTGCTGGAATTGGGGTTGTTTTAAGAGATTGTAAGGGAGAGGTTCTTATGGCAGCCAGCAAAAAGGAACCAGCAATCAGGGATGCAACAAGTATTGAAAGGCTTGCAATTTTTAGGGGTTTACAGCTGACAGCTCATTTGGGTATCAAACACCTTATTATAGAAAGTGATGCCTTAACCTTAGTACAGGAATTGCAAAAGCCAGAACCCTCGATGACTTTGGTAGGTAATGTGATCAAGGATACTAAGGAGCTTATGAATTGCTTCCAAGTGTGTGAAGTTAGATTTGCTATGAGAACTTATAATGAGGTAGAACATAAGTTTGCATGGCATGTTAGTGATATTAGCCTATGGTGGGGTTCTTTCCCTGATGTAATTGCTCCAGCCCTATGGGCAAAGAGACAATTGTAA